One segment of Gordonia terrae DNA contains the following:
- the ilvN gene encoding acetolactate synthase small subunit → MSTTHTLSVLVEDRPGVLARISALFSRRGFNIESLAVGPTELKGISRMTIMVSVEDFPLEQVTKQLNKLINVIKIVEQDPGSSVSRELMMVKVRSDSTVRTEVIEVVNLFRAKVIDVSPESLTIEATGTSEKLEALLRMLDPYGIREIAQSGAVTLGRGPKSMSANR, encoded by the coding sequence GTGAGCACCACCCATACCCTCAGCGTCCTGGTCGAAGACCGTCCGGGCGTCCTGGCGCGCATCTCCGCGCTGTTCTCACGACGTGGCTTCAACATCGAGTCGCTGGCCGTCGGCCCCACCGAGCTCAAGGGCATCTCGCGGATGACGATCATGGTCTCCGTCGAGGACTTCCCGCTCGAGCAGGTCACCAAGCAGCTCAACAAGCTGATCAACGTGATCAAGATCGTCGAGCAGGACCCGGGGAGCTCGGTGTCGCGCGAGCTGATGATGGTCAAGGTCCGCTCGGACTCCACCGTGCGCACCGAGGTCATCGAGGTGGTGAACCTGTTCCGCGCCAAGGTCATCGACGTCTCGCCCGAGTCGCTCACGATCGAGGCGACAGGTACGTCGGAGAAACTCGAAGCACTTCTGCGGATGCTCGATCCGTATGGAATCCGGGAGATCGCGCAATCCGGCGCGGTGACCCTCGGTCGGGGACCGAAGAGCATGTCGGCCAACCGCTGA
- a CDS encoding MFS transporter, giving the protein MSRPTTPTPGLRRVTGKETRRASGIAFFAWTIAVYDFILFGTLLPRIEESFGWTTSHALLVSTLVSVGTAIVVLLVGPMVDKLGRRKGMIISVGGTAASSAATAATFGATSLIGVRAISGLGLAEQSVNATYLNELYELTEDEKIKKRRGFVYSMVQTGWPAGALLAAGFVAIVTAIFGADSWRIAFLLATIPAVIVALVCRTLKESPQFEAQHAVKQLRKAGKHDEAAALAAATATVEQTSAPFKRIFTGKHLRNTVVLSLAWLLNWFAIQTFSVLGTTVLEKGKGIDASSTLILVVLSNLVAVAGYLAHGWAGDRFGRRNTIAVGWLLSGLFFGAMLLGPSDQIFVLVTYMMGLFFLLGPYAAIMFFQAECFDTDCRATGSAFIGAMSQPGAIISGFILTGLTAASIGYSTAALWVGALGAIASAVIVLGARKVADTPPQAGVPAGPTTTAGAQA; this is encoded by the coding sequence ATGTCTCGACCCACCACCCCCACCCCGGGGTTGCGGCGTGTCACCGGCAAGGAGACCCGCCGCGCATCCGGAATCGCGTTCTTCGCCTGGACGATCGCGGTGTACGACTTCATCCTGTTCGGCACGCTGCTTCCGCGGATCGAGGAGTCGTTCGGCTGGACCACCAGTCATGCGCTCCTGGTCTCCACCCTCGTCAGCGTCGGCACCGCCATCGTGGTCCTCCTCGTGGGCCCCATGGTGGACAAGCTCGGTCGCCGTAAGGGAATGATCATCTCGGTCGGCGGCACGGCCGCGTCGTCGGCGGCCACTGCCGCGACCTTCGGCGCGACCTCGCTGATCGGAGTCCGCGCGATCAGCGGTCTGGGACTCGCCGAACAGTCGGTCAACGCCACATACCTCAACGAGCTCTACGAGCTGACCGAGGACGAGAAGATCAAGAAGCGCCGGGGTTTCGTCTACTCGATGGTCCAGACCGGCTGGCCGGCCGGCGCACTGCTCGCGGCCGGGTTCGTCGCCATCGTGACGGCGATCTTCGGCGCTGACTCCTGGCGGATCGCGTTCCTGCTGGCGACCATCCCGGCGGTCATCGTCGCTCTGGTGTGCCGCACCCTCAAGGAAAGCCCCCAGTTCGAGGCGCAACACGCCGTCAAGCAACTCCGCAAGGCCGGAAAGCACGACGAGGCAGCAGCACTGGCCGCCGCGACCGCGACGGTCGAGCAGACCTCGGCCCCCTTCAAGCGGATCTTCACCGGCAAGCATCTGCGCAACACCGTCGTGTTGTCCCTGGCGTGGCTGCTCAACTGGTTCGCCATCCAGACCTTCTCGGTCCTCGGCACCACGGTGCTGGAGAAGGGCAAGGGAATCGACGCCTCGAGCACCCTGATCCTCGTGGTCCTGTCCAACCTCGTCGCGGTCGCGGGCTACCTCGCCCACGGGTGGGCGGGCGACCGTTTCGGCCGCCGCAACACCATTGCCGTGGGCTGGTTGCTCTCGGGTCTGTTCTTCGGCGCGATGCTTCTCGGACCGTCGGATCAGATCTTCGTGCTCGTGACCTACATGATGGGGTTGTTCTTCCTCCTCGGCCCGTACGCCGCGATCATGTTCTTCCAGGCCGAGTGCTTCGACACCGATTGCCGCGCAACCGGAAGCGCGTTCATCGGCGCCATGTCCCAACCCGGTGCGATCATCTCGGGCTTCATCCTCACCGGCCTCACCGCCGCGTCGATCGGTTACTCGACGGCTGCTCTCTGGGTCGGCGCGCTCGGCGCCATCGCCTCGGCCGTGATCGTGCTCGGTGCCCGCAAGGTTGCCGACACCCCGCCCCAGGCGGGCGTTCCCGCGGGTCCCACGACGACGGCGGGAGCCCAGGCATGA
- a CDS encoding polysaccharide deacetylase family protein, whose translation MTKDIFVAFGIDVDAVGGWLGSYGGENSPGDISRGVFAGEVGVPRLNNLLAKYDLPATWFWPGHSVETFPEQFDQVVAAGHEIGLHGYSHENPIAMTREQESEILDHCIDLISTRTGKRPTGYVAPWWEFSKVTNELLVERGITYDHSLMHRDFEPYYVRVGDSWTPIDYDKPAAEWMKPLVRGEETDLVEIPASWYLDDLPPMMFIKGSPNSHGFVNPRHIEEMWRDQFDWVYRESDYAVFTFTIHPDVSGRPQVLLMLERLIEHINSHDGVRWANFDTIAEDFKKRSPRN comes from the coding sequence ATGACCAAGGATATCTTCGTAGCCTTCGGAATCGACGTCGACGCGGTCGGCGGCTGGCTGGGCTCCTATGGCGGCGAGAACTCGCCCGGGGACATCTCGCGCGGTGTGTTCGCCGGCGAGGTCGGAGTCCCCCGTCTCAACAATCTGCTCGCGAAATACGACCTCCCGGCGACCTGGTTCTGGCCGGGCCACTCCGTCGAGACGTTCCCCGAACAGTTCGATCAGGTCGTCGCCGCGGGACACGAGATCGGTCTGCACGGATACAGCCACGAGAACCCGATCGCGATGACACGTGAGCAGGAATCGGAGATCCTCGATCACTGCATCGATCTGATCAGCACTAGGACCGGCAAGCGACCCACCGGATATGTCGCGCCGTGGTGGGAGTTCAGCAAGGTCACCAACGAGCTTCTCGTCGAGCGCGGGATCACCTACGACCACTCGCTGATGCACCGTGACTTCGAGCCGTACTACGTCCGCGTCGGTGACTCATGGACGCCGATCGACTATGACAAGCCGGCCGCGGAATGGATGAAACCGCTTGTCCGCGGCGAGGAGACCGACCTCGTCGAGATCCCGGCCAGCTGGTACCTCGACGATCTGCCGCCGATGATGTTCATCAAGGGCAGCCCGAACAGCCACGGCTTCGTGAATCCGCGGCACATCGAAGAGATGTGGCGCGACCAGTTCGACTGGGTCTACCGCGAAAGCGACTACGCGGTCTTCACCTTCACCATCCACCCGGACGTCTCCGGCCGTCCGCAGGTACTGCTCATGCTCGAGCGACTGATCGAGCACATCAACTCGCACGACGGCGTCCGCTGGGCGAACTTCGACACCATCGCCGAGGACTTCAAGAAGCGGTCGCCGCGTAACTGA
- a CDS encoding SDR family NAD(P)-dependent oxidoreductase, with the protein MSDPSVAMITGAASGIGAATALCLAERGVRVGIGTFPGDPHDPESTLRDVHDAGGEGRIVEVDVRSTESVDAFADELVSAWGRVDIAVANAGILREASFDSITDDQWHDMMDVDLHGVMRTARAGLRHMGDGGSVTVISSIAGGIYGWQNHAHYATAKAGVVGLARSLAVEYGPRGIRANAIIPGLIRTPQSSDAVNSLGPEGLDRAGGYIPWGRVGHPREVAEVIAFLSSPQASYVSGQAIVVDGALTTAMRD; encoded by the coding sequence ATGAGCGATCCGAGTGTCGCGATGATCACCGGCGCCGCATCGGGTATCGGCGCGGCCACGGCCTTGTGCCTCGCCGAACGCGGTGTGCGCGTGGGAATCGGAACCTTCCCGGGCGATCCGCACGACCCCGAATCAACCCTCCGGGACGTGCACGACGCCGGCGGCGAGGGGCGGATCGTCGAAGTGGATGTGCGTTCCACCGAGTCGGTGGATGCCTTCGCCGATGAACTCGTATCCGCCTGGGGCCGCGTCGACATCGCGGTGGCCAACGCGGGCATCCTGCGGGAGGCGTCGTTCGATTCGATCACCGACGACCAGTGGCACGACATGATGGATGTCGACCTGCACGGTGTCATGCGCACGGCGCGGGCCGGCCTGCGCCACATGGGCGACGGCGGCTCGGTGACGGTGATCTCGTCGATCGCGGGCGGCATCTACGGCTGGCAGAACCACGCCCACTATGCGACCGCCAAAGCCGGGGTCGTCGGCCTGGCGCGGAGTCTCGCCGTCGAGTACGGGCCCCGGGGCATCCGCGCCAACGCCATCATCCCCGGCCTGATCCGCACCCCCCAGTCCAGCGATGCGGTCAACTCCCTGGGACCGGAAGGTCTCGACCGGGCGGGCGGCTACATCCCGTGGGGCCGGGTCGGTCATCCGCGCGAGGTGGCCGAGGTCATCGCTTTCCTGTCGAGTCCTCAGGCGTCTTATGTCAGCGGTCAGGCGATCGTCGTCGACGGCGCCCTGACCACCGCCATGCGTGACTGA
- a CDS encoding acetolactate synthase large subunit, protein MSAPTARTDAGRNEPTRNAGLRQQSPAAGNLRAVTQHTVAPERVSGAQSVVRSLEELGVEVVFGIPGGAVLPVYDPLLDSQKVRHVLVRHEQGAGHAATGYAQVAGRAGVMMATSGPGATNLVTPLADAQMDSVPVVAITGQVGRALIGTDAFQEADISGITMPVTKHNFLVSRAIDIPKTIAEAFHIAESGRPGAVLVDIPKDILQAQTTFSWPPQIDLPGYRPVTKPHGKQVREAARLINAAKSPVLYVGGGVIKANAAAELLELAELTGIPVVTTLMARGVFPDSHQLHLGMPGMHGTVAAVAGLQRSDLLITLGARFDDRVTGQLSSFAPNAKVIHADIDPAEIGKNRPVDVPIVGDCKAVIAELTEALRDERATSGSTPDISQWWSYLDNLRRTYPLSYDRQTDGSMSPEFVIQALGKAAGPDAVYCAGVGQHQMWAAQFISYEKPRTWLNSGGLGTMGYAVPAAMGAKAADPDAEVWAIDGDGCFQMTNQELATCAIEGIPIKVALINNGNLGMVRQWQTLFYEERYSNTDLSTHSRMIPDFVKLSEALGCVAFRVEREEDVDEVIAKAREINDRPVVIDFIVGKDAQVWPMVAAGTGNDEIMAARDIRPLFDDDESASGPVEIHQTMDGHQTVENAPADRATEKDEQ, encoded by the coding sequence GTGAGCGCACCAACAGCACGCACCGACGCGGGCCGAAATGAGCCGACGCGTAACGCAGGATTGCGGCAGCAGTCTCCGGCGGCGGGCAACCTCCGTGCGGTAACCCAGCACACTGTTGCGCCCGAGCGTGTCAGCGGCGCCCAGTCCGTGGTTCGTTCCCTCGAGGAACTCGGTGTCGAGGTCGTCTTCGGCATTCCCGGCGGCGCGGTCCTGCCGGTCTACGATCCGCTCCTGGATTCTCAGAAGGTCCGTCACGTTCTCGTCCGTCACGAGCAGGGTGCCGGCCACGCCGCGACCGGATACGCCCAGGTCGCCGGTCGCGCCGGCGTCATGATGGCGACGTCGGGTCCCGGTGCCACCAACCTGGTGACACCGCTGGCCGATGCGCAGATGGACTCCGTGCCCGTCGTCGCGATCACCGGTCAGGTCGGCCGGGCGCTCATCGGCACCGACGCATTCCAGGAAGCCGACATCTCCGGCATCACGATGCCCGTCACCAAGCACAACTTCCTGGTCAGCCGGGCCATCGACATCCCGAAGACGATCGCGGAGGCGTTCCACATCGCCGAGAGCGGCCGTCCGGGCGCGGTTCTCGTCGACATCCCGAAGGACATCCTGCAGGCGCAGACCACCTTCTCGTGGCCGCCGCAGATCGACCTGCCCGGCTACCGGCCGGTCACCAAGCCGCACGGCAAGCAGGTTCGCGAGGCGGCCCGCCTCATCAACGCCGCGAAGTCCCCGGTGCTCTATGTCGGCGGCGGCGTCATCAAGGCGAACGCGGCTGCGGAACTGCTGGAACTGGCCGAACTCACCGGCATCCCCGTGGTCACGACCCTGATGGCGCGCGGCGTGTTCCCGGACAGCCACCAGCTGCACCTGGGTATGCCGGGTATGCACGGCACGGTGGCGGCGGTCGCGGGTCTGCAGCGCAGCGACCTGCTGATCACCCTCGGTGCGCGCTTCGACGACCGGGTCACCGGGCAGCTGTCGTCGTTCGCGCCGAACGCGAAGGTCATCCACGCCGACATCGATCCTGCCGAGATCGGCAAGAACCGACCGGTCGACGTGCCGATCGTCGGTGACTGCAAGGCGGTCATCGCCGAGCTCACCGAAGCCCTGCGCGACGAGCGCGCGACCAGCGGCTCTACTCCCGACATCTCGCAGTGGTGGTCCTACCTGGACAACCTGCGCCGGACCTATCCGCTGAGCTACGACCGGCAGACCGACGGTTCGATGTCGCCTGAGTTCGTCATCCAGGCCCTCGGCAAGGCTGCCGGCCCGGACGCGGTGTACTGCGCGGGCGTCGGCCAGCACCAGATGTGGGCCGCGCAGTTCATCTCCTACGAGAAGCCGCGCACCTGGCTCAACTCCGGTGGTCTCGGCACCATGGGCTACGCGGTGCCCGCCGCCATGGGCGCCAAGGCCGCCGATCCCGACGCCGAGGTGTGGGCGATCGACGGTGACGGTTGTTTCCAGATGACCAACCAGGAACTCGCCACCTGTGCGATCGAGGGCATCCCGATCAAGGTGGCGCTGATCAACAACGGCAACCTGGGCATGGTTCGTCAGTGGCAGACGCTGTTCTACGAGGAGCGGTACTCGAACACCGACCTGTCGACCCACTCGCGGATGATCCCGGACTTCGTCAAGCTCTCCGAGGCGCTGGGCTGTGTGGCCTTCCGCGTCGAACGCGAAGAAGACGTCGACGAGGTGATCGCGAAGGCGCGGGAGATCAACGACCGCCCGGTGGTCATCGACTTCATCGTCGGCAAGGACGCCCAGGTGTGGCCGATGGTCGCCGCGGGCACCGGCAACGACGAGATCATGGCCGCCCGCGACATCCGGCCGTTGTTCGACGACGACGAGTCGGCGTCGGGTCCGGTGGAGATCCACCAGACGATGGACGGCCATCAGACGGTCGAGAACGCACCGGCCGACCGCGCAACCGAGAAGGACGAGCAGTGA
- a CDS encoding SDR family NAD(P)-dependent oxidoreductase, with amino-acid sequence MTGLLDGRRALVTGAASGIGRAIAAAYVAEGAVVTLADRDTRVEEVADEVGGRRGVVLDATIETEVDELVNQIVDHDGGLDILVCSHGILTQSPTVDMPTELWRETVDIDLTSVFLLNRAALRPMLAQGSGRIVNVASQLAIKGGVSLAHYAAAKAGVIAMSKSIALETAARGVLVNAIAPGPIDTPMVDAIDDEWKRSKRAELPLGRFGRPEEIAPVAVLLASDPGGNLFVGQVLGPNSGDVMP; translated from the coding sequence ATGACCGGACTGTTGGACGGACGACGGGCGCTGGTGACCGGCGCTGCGTCGGGTATCGGACGCGCGATCGCGGCGGCCTACGTCGCCGAGGGCGCCGTGGTGACGCTGGCCGACCGAGATACACGGGTCGAGGAGGTGGCGGACGAGGTCGGCGGGCGCCGCGGCGTCGTCCTCGACGCGACGATCGAAACCGAGGTCGATGAGCTGGTGAACCAGATCGTCGACCACGACGGTGGACTCGACATCCTCGTGTGCTCGCACGGCATCCTCACCCAGTCACCCACCGTGGACATGCCGACCGAGCTGTGGCGCGAGACCGTCGACATCGACCTCACGAGCGTCTTTCTGCTCAATCGTGCGGCGCTGCGGCCGATGCTGGCGCAGGGCAGCGGCCGCATCGTCAACGTGGCCTCTCAGTTGGCCATCAAAGGCGGTGTCTCACTGGCCCATTACGCCGCGGCGAAGGCGGGTGTGATCGCGATGTCGAAGTCGATCGCGCTCGAGACGGCCGCCCGGGGCGTCCTGGTGAACGCGATCGCACCCGGACCGATCGACACGCCGATGGTCGACGCCATCGACGACGAGTGGAAGCGCAGCAAGCGCGCGGAGCTGCCGCTGGGCCGATTCGGACGACCCGAGGAGATCGCCCCGGTGGCCGTCCTTCTCGCGTCCGACCCCGGTGGCAACCTGTTCGTCGGTCAGGTCCTCGGCCCCAACTCCGGCGACGTGATGCCCTGA
- the ilvC gene encoding ketol-acid reductoisomerase, which produces MAIELFYDDDADLSIIQGRKVAVIGYGSQGHAHSLSLRDSGVDVVIGLREGSKSKAKAEEQGLKVLTASEAAAWADVIMVLAPDTSQASIFTEDIEPNLQDGNALFFGHGLNIHFGLIKAPENVTVAMVAPKGPGHLVRRQFVDGKGVPALIAVHQDPKGEGQALALSYASAIGGGRAGIIKTTFKEETETDLFGEQAVLCGGTEELVKTGFEVMVEAGYAPEMAYFEVLHELKLIVDLMYEGGIARMNYSVSDTAEFGGYVSGPRVIDADTKERMRAILTDIQDGTFVKRLVANVEGGNKELEGLRKANAEHPIEVTGKKLRDLMSWVDRPITETA; this is translated from the coding sequence GTGGCCATCGAACTGTTCTACGACGACGACGCAGATCTGTCGATCATCCAGGGTCGCAAGGTCGCGGTGATCGGCTACGGCAGCCAGGGCCATGCGCATTCGCTGTCGCTGCGCGATTCCGGCGTCGACGTCGTGATCGGTCTGCGCGAGGGCTCGAAGTCGAAGGCGAAGGCCGAGGAGCAGGGCCTCAAGGTGCTGACCGCGTCCGAGGCCGCCGCATGGGCCGACGTCATCATGGTGCTGGCACCCGACACCTCGCAGGCCTCGATCTTCACCGAGGACATCGAGCCGAACCTGCAGGACGGCAACGCGCTGTTCTTCGGCCACGGTCTCAACATCCACTTCGGTCTGATCAAGGCGCCGGAGAACGTGACCGTCGCGATGGTCGCCCCGAAGGGCCCCGGCCACCTCGTGCGCCGTCAGTTCGTCGACGGCAAGGGCGTTCCCGCGCTCATCGCCGTCCACCAGGACCCGAAGGGCGAGGGCCAGGCGCTCGCGCTCAGCTACGCCAGCGCCATCGGCGGTGGTCGTGCCGGCATCATCAAGACCACCTTCAAGGAAGAGACCGAGACCGACCTCTTCGGTGAGCAGGCCGTGCTGTGTGGCGGTACCGAGGAACTGGTCAAGACCGGCTTCGAGGTCATGGTCGAGGCGGGTTACGCCCCCGAGATGGCCTACTTCGAGGTGCTGCACGAGCTCAAGCTGATCGTCGACCTCATGTACGAGGGTGGCATTGCGCGGATGAACTACTCGGTGTCCGACACCGCTGAGTTCGGTGGCTACGTGTCGGGCCCGCGGGTCATCGATGCCGACACCAAGGAGCGCATGCGCGCCATCCTCACCGACATCCAGGACGGCACCTTCGTCAAGCGCCTCGTCGCCAACGTCGAGGGTGGCAACAAGGAACTCGAGGGTCTGCGCAAGGCGAACGCCGAGCACCCGATCGAGGTCACCGGCAAGAAGCTGCGCGATCTCATGAGCTGGGTCGATCGCCCGATCACCGAGACCGCCTGA
- a CDS encoding PH domain-containing protein, which produces MPTDSTDPVDPKTSTTSAADDVTFDYPVTFRINRIAYFTVPMVALVVVLLVGASPWFAIALVIPVVLWLWIHRLRTVVTEDGLRAVRMFSTTEIAWSEVAGLQFPKWSSVRAVLTDGSRVRLPAIGFRDLPALSIVSGGRIPDPFEAARSAE; this is translated from the coding sequence GTGCCGACTGATTCCACCGACCCCGTAGACCCGAAGACCAGCACGACCTCTGCCGCCGACGACGTGACATTCGACTACCCGGTGACGTTCCGCATCAACCGGATCGCGTACTTCACGGTCCCGATGGTCGCCCTGGTGGTCGTGCTGCTGGTCGGCGCCTCCCCGTGGTTCGCCATCGCCCTGGTCATCCCCGTCGTGCTGTGGTTGTGGATCCACCGACTGCGGACCGTGGTCACCGAGGACGGCCTGCGCGCCGTCCGGATGTTCTCCACCACCGAGATCGCCTGGTCGGAGGTCGCGGGACTGCAGTTCCCGAAGTGGAGTTCGGTCCGCGCGGTGCTGACCGACGGCAGTCGGGTCCGATTGCCCGCCATCGGTTTCCGCGATCTCCCGGCGTTGTCGATCGTCAGCGGCGGCCGCATCCCGGACCCCTTCGAGGCGGCCCGTTCCGCCGAGTGA
- the mgtE gene encoding magnesium transporter, which produces MENTRTLDAGELDELISAGGLAEVGTTLSTLPAGDIAALLDRLPHKSRGIAFRLLAKDLAVEVFDDLSAGSQRRLIDDLGTAEVAAAFDHLDPDDRAELLDELPAGVAKSLIQQLTPAERDMTAVVLGYPRGSVGRRMSPEFVHAREDESAGDALARVRERGHAAETIYTVPVLDGARSLCGVVSLRDLLLADPADTVRDLMNKPMFAHAEDDAETTAQRCVDRGILAMPVVDNDSRLVGVLTIDDAVEVVEQARDTDEARAGAREPLRDPYLLSSILSITRARIVWLFVLAVSAILTVNVLEIFEGTLEQRVALALFIPLLTGIGGNTGSQAATTVTRALATDEVAPRDVARVAAKEVRVGLTMGALLGLAGFTVAALVYGLDIGVVIGLTILSVCTLAATVGGVMPLIAKSIRVDPAVFSTPFISTFCDATGLLVYFSIAKAVLGI; this is translated from the coding sequence GTGGAGAACACCCGAACACTCGACGCCGGTGAACTCGACGAACTGATCTCGGCAGGTGGCCTCGCAGAGGTCGGCACGACGCTGTCCACGTTGCCTGCGGGCGACATCGCCGCTCTGCTCGACCGCCTCCCCCACAAGTCCCGCGGGATCGCGTTCCGTTTGCTGGCCAAGGACCTCGCGGTGGAGGTGTTCGACGATCTGTCGGCCGGCTCGCAGCGCCGACTCATCGACGACCTCGGCACCGCGGAGGTGGCCGCCGCGTTCGACCACCTCGACCCCGACGACCGCGCCGAACTGCTCGACGAGTTGCCCGCGGGAGTCGCGAAGTCGCTGATCCAGCAACTCACCCCGGCCGAGCGCGACATGACGGCGGTGGTCCTCGGCTACCCGCGAGGTTCGGTGGGACGTCGGATGAGTCCCGAGTTCGTCCACGCGCGCGAGGACGAATCGGCCGGCGACGCACTGGCCCGCGTTCGCGAACGCGGACACGCCGCGGAGACGATCTACACCGTGCCCGTCCTCGACGGCGCGCGCTCGCTGTGCGGTGTGGTCAGCCTGCGCGACCTCCTCCTCGCCGACCCGGCGGACACCGTCCGCGACCTGATGAACAAGCCGATGTTCGCCCATGCCGAGGACGACGCCGAGACCACCGCGCAGCGCTGTGTGGACCGCGGGATCCTCGCGATGCCCGTCGTCGACAACGACAGCCGACTGGTCGGCGTCCTGACGATCGACGATGCCGTCGAGGTCGTCGAGCAGGCCCGCGACACCGACGAGGCCCGCGCCGGCGCGCGCGAACCGCTCCGCGATCCCTATCTGCTGTCCTCCATCCTGTCGATCACGCGCGCCCGGATCGTATGGCTGTTCGTCCTCGCGGTGTCGGCGATTCTCACCGTCAACGTGCTGGAGATCTTCGAGGGCACCCTCGAGCAGCGGGTCGCACTGGCACTGTTCATCCCGCTGCTCACCGGGATCGGCGGCAACACCGGTTCGCAGGCGGCGACGACCGTGACCCGCGCACTCGCCACCGACGAGGTCGCCCCGCGCGACGTCGCCCGCGTCGCCGCCAAGGAGGTCCGGGTCGGGCTGACCATGGGGGCTCTGCTCGGCCTCGCCGGGTTCACCGTCGCCGCACTCGTCTACGGCCTCGACATCGGCGTGGTCATCGGGTTGACGATCCTGTCGGTGTGCACGCTCGCCGCGACCGTGGGCGGCGTGATGCCGTTGATCGCGAAGTCCATCCGTGTCGACCCCGCGGTGTTCTCCACACCGTTCATCTCGACGTTCTGCGACGCCACCGGCCTCCTCGTCTACTTCTCGATCGCCAAGGCGGTGCTGGGGATCTGA